Proteins encoded by one window of Cannabis sativa cultivar Pink pepper isolate KNU-18-1 chromosome 4, ASM2916894v1, whole genome shotgun sequence:
- the LOC133036986 gene encoding uncharacterized protein LOC133036986: MAKNDAVIQSQVASLRNLEVQLGQLANDLRNKPQGTLPSDTENPRRDGEEHCKAVTLKSGKIIESNLAATGSKEPSSIQKEGEMKKKPATSAAEIPPVVTASSQHSAAKKSLQKPPLPFPQRFKKQQDDGQFRRFLDVLKQLHINIPLVEALEQMPTYVKFLKDILTKKRRLGEFETVALTEGCSAMLKSKIPPKLKDPGSFTIPISIGGRDVGRALCDLGASINLMPMSTFRKLGIGEARPTTVTLKLADRSMAHPEGKIEDVLVQVDKFIFPVDFIILDYEADREVPIILGRPFLVTGRTLIDVQNGELTMRVNDQKVTFNVFNAMRFPDEIEECSRLSVIDSIVAESFHKKVWKDKRVISSLEDLEALSEDEETQVAWVEPMQPFPKFKRSFESLELKESNFNPPKPSIQEPPKLELKPLPSHLK; this comes from the coding sequence ATGGCCAAGAATGACGCTGTAATTCAAAGCCAGGTAGCATCTCTTCGGAATCTTGAAGTTCAATTGGGGCAATTGGCCAATGATTTGAGGAATAAACCACAAGGCACCTTGCCTAGTGACACCGAAAATCCAAGAAGAGATGGCGAGGAACATTGCAAAGCGGTAACCTTGAAAAgtggaaaaataattgagtCAAATCTGGCTGCAACAGGCAGTAAAGAGCCCTCTTCAATCCAAAAAGAGggggaaatgaagaaaaaaccaGCAACTTCAGCTGCTGAAATTCCCCCAGTAGTTACAGCATCCAGTCAGCATTCTGCTGCAAAAAAGTCTTTGCAAAAGCCACCTCTACCATTTCCTCAACGGTTCAAGAAGCAACAAGATGAtggtcaattccggagattCCTTGATGTTTTAAAGCAGCTCCACATCAATATACCATTAGTGGAAGCTTTAGAGCAAATGCCAACCTATGTGAAGTTTTTAAAGgatattttgacaaagaaaaggaGGCTTGGGGAGTTTGAAACTGTCGCTTTGACGGAGGGCTGTAGTGCCATGTTGAAAAGTAAAATCCCACCCAAATTGAAAGATCCGGGCAGCTTTACAATTCCAATTTCTATTGGGGGTAGAGATGTTGGAAGAGCtctttgtgacttgggagctagTATTAATCTCATGCCTATGTCTACTTTTAGAAAGTTGGGAATTGGAGAAGCGAGGCCAACCACCGTTACTTTGAAATTAGCGGATCGTTCCATGGCTCATCCGGAAGGAAAAATTGAAGATGTGTTGGTGCAAGTGGATAAATTCATTTTTCCGGTTGACTTTATCATCCTCGACTATGAGGCCGATAGAGAAGTTCCGATTATTTTGGGACGGCCATTCCTTGTTACCGGAAGAACCTTGATTGATGTACAAAATGGGGAACTCACTATGAGAGTGAATGATCAAAAAGTCACTTTTAATGTGTTCAATGCTATGAGATTCCCGGATGAGATTGAAGAATGTTCACGTTTGAGTGTTATTGATTCTATTGTGGCTGAAAGTTTTCACAAGAAAGTGTGGAAGGATAAGAGGGTGATAAGCTCTCTTGAAGATCTTGAAGCTTTgagtgaagatgaagaaacccaAGTTGCTTGGGTTGAGCCGATGCAACCTTTCCCTAAATTCAAGAGATCTTTTGAGTCTTTAGAGTTGAAAGAAAGCAATTTCAACCCTCCAAAGCCTTCCATCCAAGAACCACCAAAATTAGAGCTGAAACCTTTGCCAAGTCACCTCAAATAG
- the LOC133036987 gene encoding uncharacterized protein LOC133036987, with the protein MAQLEDSELVKTREDVLAGKAKDFSISDNGMPLFKARGIRRYGKKGKLSPRFIGPFEILEKVGQVAYRLALPPSLSVVHNVFHVSMLRKYVSDPMHVLSYEMLELQPDLTYDEQPVQILDRKEKVLRTKIISLVKVLWRNSKVEEATWELESDMRAQHPELFR; encoded by the exons atGGCTCAGTTAGAAGATTCTGAATTGGTTAAAACtcgagaagatgtcttagcAGGCAAAGCTAAGGACTTCTCAATTTCTGACAATGGGATGCCGTTGTTTAAAGCACGG GGAATCAGACGTTATGGAAAGAAAGGTAAATTGAGCCctaggtttattggaccttttgaaattctaGAGAAGGTTGGGCAAGTTGCTTATCGGTTAGCCTTACCTCCTTCCTTGTCAGTAGtgcataacgtgtttcatgtgTCCATGCTGAGAAAGTATGTATCTGATCCAATGCACGTTCTGAGTTATGAAATGTTAGAGTTGCAACCCGATCTAACTTATgacgaacaaccagtgcaaattcTGGATAGGAAGGAAAAAGTTCTGCGAACTAAAATTATATCATTGGTTAAAGtactctggaggaatagtaaagtggaagaagccacttgggaattgGAATCCGATATGAGGGCTCAGCACCCTGAGTTGTTCAGGTAG